The following coding sequences are from one Triticum aestivum cultivar Chinese Spring chromosome 5A, IWGSC CS RefSeq v2.1, whole genome shotgun sequence window:
- the LOC123104554 gene encoding chaperone protein ClpD1, chloroplastic, translating to MEVCCCSTSSSLLASGRFAAPVASARARQWGAAGGGRAVVLAHPLRPAAAPRPARRARRGVTRAVFERFTERAVKAVVHSQKEARGLGEGAVAPRHLLLGLVAEDRSAGGFLSSGITVERAREECRGLIGAASQKAGGLDTDVPFDGGCRRVFEVAVELSRNMGCSFISPEHLAIALFTLDDPTTNNLLRSLGADPSQLASVAVTRLHEELAKDGRDLAGASSLKVPEKAPAGAGAGRSAFSKSLSKKKDKGALDQFCLDLTTQASGGFIDPIIGREEEIERVVQIICRRTKNNPILLGEAGVGKTAIAEGLALRIANGDVPIFLVAKRIMSLDIGLLIAGAKERGELESRITSLIREVREAGDVILFIDEVHNLVGSGTAGKGKGAGLDISNLLKPPLARGELQCIAATTLDEHRMHFEKDKALNRRFQPVFVDEPSQEDAVKILLGLRENYETYHKCKFTLEAINAAVYLSARYIPDRQLPDKAIDLIDEAGSRARIESYQKKKEGQSSVLLKEPDEYWQEIKAVQAMHDVVSSNKMKYSPNKNNQQNASLNTEAPHQDKAEPTIEEPIVVGTEEIARVASLWSGIPVQQLTADDKKILVGLDDELRKRVIGQDDAVAAISRAVKRSRVGLSDPDRPIATMLFCGPTGVGKTELTKALAASYFGSESAMLRLDMSEYMERHTVSKLIGSPPGYVGYGETGTLTEAVRRKPFTVVLLDEIEKAHPDIFNILLQIFEDGHLADSQGRRVSFKNTLIVMTSNVGSTSISNGRRSMGFSTEDTESSRYVAVKSLVMEELKGFFRPELLNRIDETVVFRPLEQTQMLAILDILLEELKGKLLAVGIGLEVSDAMKELICREGYDKNYGARPLRRAITQLMEDVISEAILFGEYKPGDTILVDTDSKGKPCLSRLNQPPIVQVSDSTRTF from the exons ATGGAGGTGTGCTGCTGCTCCACCTCGTCCTCCCTCCTCGCCAGCGGCCGCTTCGCCGCGCCGGTGGCGTCCGCGCGGGCGCGGCAGTGGGGCGCGGCGGGGGGCGGGAGGGCGGTCGTGCTGGCGCACCCGCTGCGCCCGGCTGCCGCCCCGAGGCCCGCGCGCCGGGCGCGCCGCGGGGTGACCCGGGCCGTCTTCGAGCGCTTCACGGAGCGGGCCGTCAAGGCGGTGGTGCACTCCCAGAAGGAGGCCCGGGGGCTCGGGGAGGGCGCCGTGGCGCCGCGCCACCTGCTGCTCGGCCTCGTCGCCGAGGACCGCTCCGCCGGGGGGTTCCTCTCCTCCGGGATCACCGTCGAGCGCGCGCGCGAGGAGTGCCGCGGCCTCATCGGCGCCGCCTCCCAGAAGGCGGGCGGGCTTGACACGGACGTGCCCTTCGACGGGGGCTGCAGGCGCGTCTTCGAGGTCGCCGTCGAGCTGTCCAGGAACATGGGCTGCAGCTTCATCTCCCCCGAGCACCTCGCCATCGCGCTCTTCACGCTCGACGATCCCACCACCAACAATCTCCTCAGAAG CTTGGGAGCGGATCCGAGTCAGCTAGCGTCAGTTGCAGTCACCCGACTCCATGAAGAGCTTGCAAAAGATGGCAGAGATCTCGCAGGAGCATCTTCTCTCAAAGTGCCCGAGAAAGCACCCGCTGGAGCTGGAGCTGGAAGATCTGCCTTCAGCAAATCCTTAAGCAAAAAGAAAG ATAAAGGCGCGCTAGATCAGTTTTGTCTAGATTTGACCACACAAGCCAGTGGAGGGTTTATTGACCCCATTATTGGCCGCGAGGAGGAGATCGAAAGGGTAGTTCAGATAATATGCCGGCGAACAAAGAACAATCCCATCCTTTTGGGTGAGGCTGGTGTTGGTAAAACTGCGATCGCCGAAGGGTTGGCTCTTCGGATTGCAAATGGAGATGTCCCCATTTTCCTCGTG GCAAAGCGTATAATGTCACTAGACATTGGCCTGCTTATTGCTGGCGCAAAAGAGAGGGGCGAACTGGAGTCCAGGATCACTAGTTTAATTCGTGAAGTCCGTGAAGCAG GTGATGTTATTCTTTTCATCGATGAGGTTCACAATCTTGTTGGATCTGGAACTGCTGGAAAGGGTAAGGGTGCTGGCCTTGATATTAGCAATCTACTGAAGCCCCCACTTGCCAGAGGTGAACTGCAG TGCATTGCAGCTACAACTTTAGATGAACACCGGATGCATTTTGAGAAGGATAAGGCTTTGAACCGCAGGTTCCAGCCAGTATTTGTAGATGAGCCTAGCCAG GAAGATGCTGTGAAAATATTACTGGGTCTTCGTGAGAATTATGAAACTTATCATAAATGCAAATTCACTCTAGAAGCCATCAATGCAGCAGTTTATTTGTCAGCAAGATATATCCCTGACAGACAGCTTCCTGACAAGGCTATTGATCTTATTGACGAAGCTGGCAGTAGAGCTCGAATTGAATCATatcaaaagaagaaggaaggacaGTCTTCCGTTCTCTTAAAGGAGCCGGATGAATACTGGCAGGAGATAAAAGCTGTCCAGGCCATGCATGACGTG GTGTCATCTAACAAGATGAAATATTCTCCGAATAAGAATAATCAACAGAATGCGAGTCTTAACACTGAAGCGCCACATCAGGATAAGGCCGAGCCAACAATTGAGGA gcCTATTGTAGTTGGAACAGAAGAAATTGCAAGAGTTGCCTCATTATGGTCGGGTATTCCAGTCCAACAGCTGACTGCTGATGATAAAAAGATCTTAGTAGGACTGGATGATGAGCTTAGAAAGCGTGTTATTGGTCAAGATGACGCTGTTGCGGCGATATCGCGGGCGGTGAAGAGATCACGTGTAGGCCTCAGTGACCCTGACAGACCTATAGCTACGATGCTCTTTTGTGGTCCTACAGGGGTTGGTAAAACCGAGCTTACCAAAGCTCTTGCGGCGAGCTACTTTGGATCG GAATCTGCTATGCTTAGACTAGACATGAGTGAATACATGGAGAGGCACACGGTGAGCAAACTGATAGGCTCTCCTCCAGGGTACGTTGGATATGGTGAAACTGGTACTTTGACAGAAGCAGTCAGGAGAAAACCATTCACCGTGGTACTGCTTGATGAGATAGAGAAAGCTCACCCTGATATTTTCAATATCCTTCTCCAAATTTTTGAAGATGGGCATCTGGCAGACTCACAG GGTCGCAGAGTTTCGTTCAAGAACACATTGATTGTCATGACATCAAATGTTGGTTCTACGTCAATTTCGAATGGACGACGGAGCATGGGTTTCTCAACAGAGGATACTGAGTCGAGCAGATATGTCGCGGTGAAATCCCTCGTGATGGAAGAGCTGAAAGGATTCTTCCGTCCAGAATTGCTCAACAGGATTGATGAGACGGTTGTCTTCCGTCCTCTGGAACAGACTCAG ATGCTAGCGATTCTCGATATCCTCCTAGAGGAACTGAAGGGCAAGCTCTTGGCCGTCGGGATCGGCCTAGAGGTCTCCGATGCCATGAAGGAGCTGATCTGCCGAGAAGGCTACGACAAGAACTACGGCGCGCGGCCGCTGAGGAGAGCCATCACCCAACTGATGGAGGATGTCATCAGCGAAGCGATCCTTTTCGGCGAGTACAAGCCTGGCGACACGATACTGGTGGACACCGACAGCAAGGGGAAGCCTTGCTTGAGTCGTCTGAACCAACCACCGATCGTCCAAGTGTCTGACTCAACACGGACATTCTGA